In Nymphaea colorata isolate Beijing-Zhang1983 chromosome 13, ASM883128v2, whole genome shotgun sequence, one DNA window encodes the following:
- the LOC116266840 gene encoding tubulin-folding cofactor A-like, with product MATVRDLKIKTSTCKRLLKELHSYEKEVEREAAKTTNMKESGADPYALKQQENVLAESRMMIPDCHKRLEASLADLQGILEEFKEESKGGPEIDEAEKVVVEIKTLFKG from the exons ATGGCAACCGTAAGAGATTTGAAAATTAAGACAAGTACTTGTAAACGCCTCCTTAAGGAGCTTCACTCATATGAGAAAGAAGTTGAAAGGGAAGCTGCAAAAACAACTAACATGAAGGAGAGTGGAGCTGATCCTTACGCTCTCAAACAACAG GAAAATGTATTAGCTGAGTCACGAATGATGATACCTGATTGCCATAAACGCTTAGAGGCTTCACTGGCTGATCTTCAAGGCATACTG GAAGAGTTCAAAGAAGAAAGCAAGGGAGGCCCAGAAATTGATGAAGCGGAGAAAGTTGTTGTGGAGATTAAAACTTTGTTTAAGGGTTGA